A genome region from Pseudanabaena sp. Chao 1811 includes the following:
- a CDS encoding type I restriction endonuclease subunit R, with amino-acid sequence MKFTEESLELAILELFETEQITHHNGLHIHKEISEVLLKEDLKAFLINQYEDITLNEIATIIRQLETYPSSTLYDSNKAIMGLIADGFLFKREDRNQKDLFIQLIDYQTIKNNNFKIVNQLEIQGYEKRIPDAIVYINGLPLVVLEFKSAVKENTTIKNAYTQLTVRYQRDIPELFKYNAFCVISDGVNNKSGSLFADYDDFYAWRKTDINSKSADGIDSLYTMIAGMFNRQRLLDIIKDFIHFPDTSTKNEKVVCRYPQYYAATKLFESIKTNMHPVGDGKGGTYFGATGCGKSYTMLYLTRLLMKSTHFASPTIVLITDRTDLDDQLSEQFTNAKGFIGDQDIICVESREDLKKHLQNRKSGGVFLTTVQKFTENTQLLTTRSNVICMSDEAHRTQIDLDQKTKVTKEGVDKKYGFAKYLRDSLPNATYVGFTGTPVDGTLAVFGGVVDAYTMKESVDDEITVRIVYEGRAAKVLLKEDKLQEIEAYYKKCAEEGTNQYQIEESKQANTNLEVILGDPDRLKAVAKDFVEHYETRVSEGATIKGKAMFVASSRPIAYNLYKEIIALRPQWAEPRECDEGVELTERERQEIKPIAKIKMVMTRDKDDPKELYDAIGAKENRKELDRQFKNAKSNFKIAIVVDMWMTGFDVPFLDTIYIDKAIKQHSLIQTISRVNRVYEGKECGLVVDYIGIKTSMNLALKKYSSVGENDFEDIDQAVAIVKDQLDLLAKLLIQFNSDDFFNGTPLKKLQCLNRAAEFVQLTNELEQRFMGMVKKLRSAYKLCCSSQQISELERDYIHFYFAVRAIVFKLNKGDAPDSSQMNERVREMIKEALVSDGVEEIFKLGQDDQEADIDIFSDEYMAKIDKIKLPNTKIKLLQNLLKKAIAKYKRVNKIKAIDFSKKLKALVDRYNERKEYIGFANDVLDDVAQQFADLFKELQRERDSFIELGINFEEKAFYDILKSVAQKYEFPYPEDKLIKLAREVKAIVDDKAKYTDWSQRDDIKAELKVDLILILAENDYPPVPKDEVFKEIFEQAENFKKYNQE; translated from the coding sequence ATGAAATTCACAGAAGAGTCTCTAGAATTAGCCATCTTAGAATTATTTGAAACCGAACAAATAACTCATCATAACGGCTTGCATATCCACAAAGAAATCAGCGAAGTTTTACTAAAAGAAGACTTAAAAGCATTTCTAATCAATCAATACGAAGACATCACCCTTAACGAAATTGCCACCATTATTCGCCAACTAGAAACCTATCCAAGCTCCACACTTTACGATAGCAACAAAGCGATTATGGGATTAATCGCCGATGGTTTTTTATTTAAACGCGAAGATCGTAACCAAAAAGACCTATTTATTCAATTGATTGATTACCAAACTATTAAAAACAATAACTTCAAAATCGTTAATCAACTAGAAATCCAAGGCTATGAAAAACGGATACCCGATGCCATTGTTTATATTAATGGCTTGCCTCTAGTCGTCCTCGAATTTAAAAGCGCAGTCAAAGAAAACACCACCATCAAAAATGCCTATACCCAACTCACAGTTCGCTACCAAAGAGACATTCCCGAACTATTCAAATACAATGCCTTTTGTGTAATCAGCGATGGCGTAAATAACAAAAGCGGCTCACTCTTTGCCGATTACGATGACTTCTATGCTTGGCGCAAAACCGACATCAATAGCAAATCCGCCGATGGCATCGACTCACTCTATACAATGATCGCGGGAATGTTTAACCGCCAAAGACTACTCGACATCATCAAAGACTTTATCCATTTTCCCGACACCTCCACCAAAAACGAAAAAGTCGTTTGTCGCTATCCGCAATACTACGCCGCCACCAAACTATTTGAAAGCATCAAAACCAATATGCACCCAGTCGGCGACGGTAAAGGCGGCACATACTTCGGCGCGACAGGCTGCGGCAAAAGCTACACCATGCTCTATCTAACGCGCTTGCTGATGAAAAGCACCCACTTCGCCAGCCCCACCATCGTCCTGATCACCGATCGCACCGACCTAGACGATCAACTATCCGAACAATTCACCAACGCCAAAGGCTTCATCGGCGATCAAGACATCATCTGCGTAGAATCCCGCGAAGACCTCAAAAAACACCTTCAAAATCGCAAAAGTGGCGGCGTATTCCTCACAACCGTGCAGAAATTTACGGAAAACACGCAATTACTGACCACCAGAAGCAACGTAATTTGTATGTCAGACGAAGCCCACCGCACTCAAATCGACCTCGATCAAAAAACAAAAGTAACCAAAGAAGGCGTTGACAAAAAATATGGCTTTGCTAAATATCTCCGCGACTCCTTACCCAATGCCACCTATGTCGGCTTTACAGGCACACCCGTTGACGGAACATTAGCAGTATTTGGCGGTGTAGTCGATGCTTACACTATGAAAGAATCCGTAGATGATGAAATCACCGTTCGCATTGTCTATGAAGGTAGAGCCGCCAAAGTCCTCTTAAAAGAAGACAAACTCCAAGAGATAGAAGCCTATTATAAAAAATGTGCTGAAGAAGGCACTAATCAATATCAAATCGAAGAAAGCAAACAGGCAAATACAAATCTAGAAGTAATCTTGGGCGATCCCGATCGCCTTAAAGCCGTTGCCAAAGACTTTGTAGAACATTACGAAACCCGTGTATCTGAAGGCGCAACCATCAAAGGCAAAGCCATGTTTGTGGCATCAAGTCGCCCCATTGCCTACAACCTCTACAAAGAAATTATTGCCCTGCGTCCCCAATGGGCAGAACCCAGAGAATGTGATGAAGGCGTAGAACTCACCGAAAGAGAACGTCAAGAAATCAAACCAATCGCCAAAATCAAGATGGTGATGACCCGCGATAAGGATGATCCGAAAGAACTATACGATGCGATCGGCGCTAAGGAAAATCGCAAGGAACTCGATCGGCAATTTAAGAATGCTAAATCTAACTTTAAAATTGCGATCGTTGTCGATATGTGGATGACAGGCTTTGATGTGCCATTTTTAGACACCATCTACATTGACAAGGCGATTAAACAACATTCACTAATCCAAACTATCTCTAGAGTAAATCGCGTTTACGAAGGCAAAGAATGCGGCTTAGTCGTGGACTACATCGGCATCAAAACCAGTATGAATCTCGCGCTCAAGAAATATTCGAGCGTTGGCGAAAATGACTTTGAAGATATCGATCAAGCCGTTGCGATCGTCAAAGATCAACTAGATTTGTTAGCCAAATTATTGATCCAATTTAATAGCGATGACTTCTTTAATGGAACTCCCTTAAAAAAATTACAATGTCTCAACCGCGCCGCCGAATTTGTGCAGCTAACCAATGAGTTAGAACAGCGCTTTATGGGCATGGTCAAAAAATTACGTTCAGCCTATAAACTTTGCTGCTCTAGCCAACAAATTTCAGAACTAGAACGCGACTATATCCATTTTTACTTTGCGGTCAGAGCGATCGTCTTTAAACTCAACAAAGGCGATGCTCCCGATAGCTCCCAAATGAATGAGCGCGTCAGGGAAATGATCAAAGAAGCTCTAGTTAGTGACGGTGTAGAAGAAATCTTTAAACTCGGTCAAGATGATCAAGAAGCTGATATCGACATCTTTAGCGATGAGTACATGGCAAAAATCGACAAAATCAAATTGCCAAATACGAAAATCAAACTTTTGCAAAACCTCTTAAAAAAGGCGATTGCCAAATATAAGCGCGTCAACAAAATCAAAGCGATCGACTTTTCCAAAAAGCTCAAAGCCTTAGTAGATAGATATAACGAGCGTAAAGAATATATTGGTTTTGCTAACGATGTCCTCGATGATGTCGCTCAACAATTTGCCGACTTATTCAAAGAATTGCAAAGAGAGCGTGATTCCTTTATCGAGCTAGGTATCAATTTTGAAGAAAAAGCTTTTTATGACATTTTAAAATCCGTCGCTCAAAAATACGAGTTCCCCTATCCAGAAGACAAACTAATTAAGCTTGCCCGTGAAGTTAAAGCGATCGTCGATGACAAAGCCAAATATACAGACTGGTCACAAAGAGACGATATCAAAGCCGAATTAAAAGTAGATTTGATTCTCATCCTTGCCGAAAACGACTATCCACCAGTTCCTAAAGATGAAGTATTTAAAGAGATTTTTGAACAAGCCGAAAATTTCAAAAAATATAATCAGGAATAG
- a CDS encoding restriction endonuclease subunit S — translation MLLLYYLIPQWTVLNQKLEETAQAIYKQWFVDFEFPDEDGKPYKSNGGEMVESELGEIPKGWEVTKLENLIEVKYGKDYKHLQNGQIPLYGSGGIMGYVDKYLYDKQTILIPRKGSLNNILFVNKPFWSVDTMFYSIVKNLYSGCYVYYYLKSINFNSLDVGSAVPSMTTAYLNNMIIIKPAKDILKIYDCHLNKVIKLIECEIEQNQKLNILKNLLLSKLATMEN, via the coding sequence GTGTTGTTACTGTACTACTTAATCCCTCAATGGACTGTACTGAATCAAAAGTTAGAAGAAACGGCTCAAGCGATTTATAAACAATGGTTTGTTGATTTTGAGTTTCCTGATGAAGACGGAAAGCCTTATAAATCAAATGGCGGTGAAATGGTAGAGAGTGAATTGGGAGAGATTCCGAAAGGTTGGGAAGTTACAAAACTAGAGAATTTAATTGAAGTTAAATATGGCAAAGACTATAAGCATTTACAAAATGGACAAATCCCCTTGTATGGTTCAGGCGGAATTATGGGATATGTAGATAAATATTTATATGATAAGCAAACAATTTTAATTCCAAGAAAAGGCTCTTTAAATAATATTTTATTTGTAAACAAGCCTTTTTGGTCGGTTGATACAATGTTTTATTCTATAGTTAAAAATTTATATAGTGGTTGCTATGTTTACTACTATTTAAAATCAATTAATTTCAATTCTTTAGATGTCGGTTCTGCTGTGCCAAGTATGACAACGGCTTACTTAAATAATATGATCATTATTAAACCTGCCAAGGATATTCTAAAAATCTATGATTGTCATTTAAACAAAGTTATTAAGTTAATTGAATGTGAAATTGAGCAGAATCAAAAATTGAACATTCTTAAAAACTTATTACTTTCAAAACTGGCAACAATGGAGAATTAA
- a CDS encoding helix-turn-helix domain-containing protein, which translates to MAPYSLDLREKIVANYEAGNTSIREVAKQFQVATKTVQKLLNQYRETGELNHKPLGSPIKSPLEAHQEKILEIVSEHPDWTLWQYCEEVAEQTGVSVTTGSMCRFFQRHNITLKKRPIAMKR; encoded by the coding sequence ATGGCACCTTACTCACTAGATCTCAGAGAAAAGATCGTAGCAAACTACGAAGCAGGAAATACATCGATTCGGGAAGTAGCGAAGCAATTTCAAGTCGCGACGAAAACAGTGCAAAAACTACTGAATCAATACCGAGAGACAGGAGAACTAAACCACAAACCATTAGGTAGTCCAATCAAAAGTCCCCTCGAAGCGCATCAGGAGAAAATCCTCGAAATTGTCTCAGAGCATCCAGATTGGACACTATGGCAGTACTGTGAAGAAGTAGCAGAACAAACAGGAGTATCAGTGACCACAGGCAGCATGTGCCGATTTTTCCAGAGGCATAACATCACTCTAAAAAAAAGACCTATCGCCATGAAAAGGTAA
- a CDS encoding type I restriction-modification system subunit M, which translates to MESSEYKHVVLGLIFLKFASDKFEERRQELIAEGKDKYLDMVEFYTMKNVFYLPELSRWGYLMENAKQADIALKIDTALFTVEKNNPSLKGALPDNYYSRLSLDVSKLASLLDTINNINTLQDKQQDIVGRVYEYFLSKFALAEGKGKGEFYTPKSIVNLIAEMIEPYKGKIYDPACGSGGMFVQSIKFIESHHGNQKDISIYGQEYTATTYKLAKMNLAIRGISANLGDVPEDTFRKDQHRDLKADYIMANPPFNQKEWRGANELVDDPRWLGYDVPPTGNANYAWILNIVSKLSVNGVAGFILANGALSGGGTEYSIRRQLIENNLVEAILVMPRNLFYTTDISVTLWILNRNKKARTVELNGQLKRYRNRENEILFMDLRQMGEPFEKKYTQFADSDIQKISTTYHNWQSTNYEKTYQDIPEFCYSASFDEVKNKDFSLVPSKYIEFINRDENIDFDEKMLSLQVEFTELLKAEEHSKKNLLAVFKELGYEIKL; encoded by the coding sequence GTGGAGTCTTCGGAATATAAGCACGTTGTTTTGGGGTTGATCTTTCTCAAGTTTGCGAGTGATAAGTTTGAGGAGAGGCGGCAGGAGTTGATCGCTGAGGGAAAGGATAAGTATTTGGATATGGTGGAGTTTTACACCATGAAGAATGTGTTTTATCTGCCTGAGTTGTCGCGTTGGGGTTATTTGATGGAAAACGCGAAACAGGCTGATATTGCGCTAAAGATTGATACGGCTTTGTTTACGGTGGAGAAAAATAATCCTTCGCTAAAGGGGGCTTTGCCTGACAATTACTATTCGCGTTTGAGTCTGGATGTTAGTAAGTTGGCTTCTTTGTTGGATACGATCAATAACATTAATACACTTCAGGATAAGCAACAGGATATTGTGGGGCGGGTATATGAGTACTTTTTGAGTAAGTTTGCTTTGGCGGAAGGGAAGGGCAAAGGGGAATTTTATACGCCGAAGAGTATCGTTAATTTGATTGCGGAGATGATCGAGCCTTACAAGGGGAAGATTTACGATCCTGCTTGTGGGTCGGGGGGGATGTTTGTGCAGTCGATTAAGTTTATTGAGAGCCATCATGGTAATCAAAAGGATATTTCGATTTATGGTCAGGAATATACGGCGACTACTTATAAGCTGGCGAAGATGAATCTGGCGATTAGGGGGATTTCGGCGAATTTGGGTGATGTGCCTGAAGATACTTTTAGGAAGGATCAGCATCGGGATTTGAAGGCGGATTATATTATGGCGAATCCTCCTTTTAATCAGAAGGAATGGAGAGGGGCGAATGAGTTAGTTGATGATCCGCGATGGTTGGGTTATGATGTGCCGCCGACTGGGAATGCGAATTATGCTTGGATTTTGAATATTGTGTCTAAGCTGTCGGTGAATGGGGTGGCGGGGTTTATTTTGGCAAATGGGGCTTTGTCGGGTGGGGGGACTGAGTATAGTATTCGTAGGCAGTTGATTGAGAATAATCTAGTAGAAGCAATCTTAGTGATGCCTCGAAATTTGTTTTACACTACCGATATTAGTGTGACGCTTTGGATTTTAAATAGAAATAAAAAGGCGCGAACTGTTGAACTTAATGGGCAGTTAAAAAGATACAGAAATCGAGAGAATGAGATTCTGTTTATGGATTTGCGCCAAATGGGTGAACCATTTGAGAAAAAATATACACAATTTGCTGATTCAGACATTCAAAAGATAAGTACGACTTACCACAATTGGCAGTCAACTAATTATGAGAAAACTTATCAAGATATTCCAGAGTTTTGTTATAGTGCTTCATTTGATGAGGTTAAAAACAAAGATTTTTCGCTTGTACCGAGTAAGTATATTGAGTTTATTAATCGAGATGAAAATATTGATTTTGATGAGAAGATGCTGTCTTTGCAAGTAGAGTTTACGGAGTTATTGAAGGCTGAAGAACATTCTAAGAAGAATTTACTGGCTGTATTTAAGGAGTTGGGTTATGAGATCAAATTATAA
- a CDS encoding transposase, whose amino-acid sequence MESIVKHAQGLVYSLICLMPSVYQKASLNAILGLFLEAQGHPYPEHTQVKSASALSRFLNHYNWSTRGLIRATRLSILGQIAKHRPSKRVPLKILIDLTTLEKSGKFLHLSNPTPNEPDPWVRILNGKRGLHLVVLYLVYGEWRVPWSFRVWRGKGYSSPSDLACKLLGTVPKQLTQGKTVIVLADTEFSTVKFFNAVRAKSWRIVVGVRNNRKLQDGRTVKQLYPHGKRGQLILLEGLSTPLTISWFWLKRADSKRELRFVVSSHPYSGAYLVMLGRKRWAIEGFFKTIKHRFGLHCFGQSTKLGVYRWLILSLLSYLLAHWIDQWSFPPILDWKATCDLTLSVLFPSVLWLKLLRYLQISADIAARHGFEIILKPIPT is encoded by the coding sequence ATGGAAAGCATCGTTAAGCACGCCCAAGGTTTAGTGTATAGCCTAATTTGTCTGATGCCAAGTGTGTATCAAAAAGCAAGTCTGAATGCAATATTAGGGCTATTTCTGGAAGCGCAAGGGCATCCCTATCCAGAACATACACAGGTAAAATCAGCGAGTGCATTAAGCCGATTTCTCAATCACTATAACTGGTCAACAAGAGGACTAATTCGAGCAACAAGGCTGTCAATTTTGGGGCAAATCGCCAAGCATCGCCCATCGAAGAGAGTGCCATTAAAGATACTGATAGACCTGACCACCTTAGAAAAAAGCGGCAAGTTTTTACATTTGAGCAATCCCACCCCAAACGAACCAGACCCATGGGTGAGAATCCTCAACGGAAAGCGAGGACTACATCTGGTTGTACTGTATCTGGTCTATGGAGAGTGGCGCGTACCATGGAGTTTTAGAGTATGGCGCGGCAAAGGATACTCCAGTCCCTCTGACTTAGCTTGTAAGTTATTGGGGACAGTACCCAAGCAACTAACCCAAGGCAAGACTGTGATTGTCCTTGCTGATACTGAGTTTAGTACGGTGAAGTTTTTCAATGCTGTCCGCGCCAAGTCTTGGCGCATCGTTGTCGGTGTCCGCAACAATCGTAAACTTCAAGATGGACGTACCGTCAAACAACTTTATCCCCATGGCAAACGTGGACAACTAATTTTACTGGAAGGGCTAAGTACGCCTTTGACGATCTCTTGGTTCTGGCTCAAAAGAGCCGATAGTAAACGGGAGTTACGCTTTGTGGTCTCTTCTCATCCTTATTCTGGCGCTTATCTGGTGATGTTAGGTCGTAAGCGTTGGGCGATTGAGGGATTCTTCAAAACCATCAAACATCGCTTTGGTTTGCATTGTTTTGGGCAATCTACAAAACTTGGCGTTTATCGTTGGCTTATCCTCTCTCTGCTTTCTTATCTTTTGGCTCATTGGATTGATCAATGGTCGTTTCCTCCCATCTTGGACTGGAAAGCTACCTGTGATTTAACCCTTTCTGTTTTATTCCCTTCTGTCCTTTGGTTGAAACTTCTCAGGTATCTTCAAATTAGTGCCGATATTGCTGCTCGTCATGGCTTTGAAATTATTCTCAAACCCATTCCCACTTGA
- the cobS gene encoding adenosylcobinamide-GDP ribazoletransferase produces the protein MQYWRKFQAALIFYTCLPLSPQGALDFRGIAVYAPLVGILIGSAIACLDLLLGIVKPAPEFVYLRSLLTILLALLITGGLHLDGAMDTADGLAVTDPNRRLEVMADSNTGAFGAMAAIAILFLKVVALAAIRDQRFWILASVWAWARWGQLRAIMVYPYLKVIGKGKFHQEDLHHWQVWLVAILLTMGNLIISYICQSMYLGIGLTLIGFSFAWLIGAWFNRCIGGHTGDSYGAIVEWTEALSLCAIALL, from the coding sequence ATGCAGTATTGGCGGAAATTTCAAGCAGCCTTAATTTTTTATACCTGTTTACCTTTGAGTCCACAGGGTGCATTAGATTTTCGGGGAATAGCTGTCTATGCGCCATTGGTTGGAATTTTGATTGGTAGCGCGATCGCCTGTTTAGATCTGCTGCTAGGAATCGTTAAACCTGCGCCTGAATTCGTTTATCTGCGATCGCTACTGACGATTTTATTAGCTCTATTAATTACGGGGGGATTGCATCTCGATGGGGCTATGGATACGGCTGATGGGTTAGCAGTCACCGATCCGAATCGTCGCCTTGAGGTGATGGCGGATAGTAATACGGGAGCATTTGGGGCAATGGCAGCGATCGCAATTTTATTCTTAAAAGTAGTTGCGCTTGCGGCAATCAGAGATCAGCGCTTTTGGATTTTAGCTAGTGTATGGGCTTGGGCAAGGTGGGGACAGTTAAGGGCGATTATGGTTTATCCCTATCTCAAAGTGATCGGTAAGGGCAAATTCCATCAAGAGGATTTGCATCATTGGCAAGTGTGGCTAGTGGCGATTTTATTAACAATGGGCAATTTGATAATCAGCTATATTTGCCAATCTATGTATTTAGGAATTGGCTTAACCTTAATTGGTTTTAGTTTTGCGTGGTTAATTGGTGCTTGGTTCAATCGTTGCATCGGTGGACATACTGGCGATAGTTATGGTGCGATCGTTGAATGGACAGAAGCGCTAAGTTTATGCGCGATCGCCTTGTTATAA
- a CDS encoding S41 family peptidase, with amino-acid sequence MIKQRRIWSWLVIGLMAIAVQFFWIGGANAAVTDYLQEQKFLTNVWQIVNRSYVDDDFNHQNWYKVRRQFINRKFNSREDTYAAIREMLATLDDPFTRLLEPDKFRSMQTSTSGELTGVGLQIAVDEPDNTVTVIAPIEGSPADAAGVRSRDRIVGIDNIPTKGLSLDECATRMRGAIGSEVKLSLERPLADAKGFEKLDVVIKRDRIAVTPIIAKINQEENHKVGYIRLNQFNGNAAADMEKTLKKFQSQGADRYVLDLRGNPGGLFDAGLQIARMWIPEGTVVYTVDRHGVQESFEAKGDAITNAPLVVLTDGGTASASEILAGALQENNRAQLVGTTTFGKGLIQSLYELEDGAGLAVTIAKYETPQHHNIHKRGIIPDIEVELTQPITRKQLGTKEDPQYVAALSVLDGTYKNMVAKS; translated from the coding sequence ATGATAAAACAGCGTCGTATTTGGTCTTGGCTTGTGATTGGTTTAATGGCGATCGCCGTCCAGTTTTTTTGGATCGGTGGCGCAAATGCTGCGGTTACAGACTATTTGCAGGAACAGAAATTTCTAACCAATGTTTGGCAAATCGTCAACCGATCCTATGTGGATGATGATTTTAATCATCAAAACTGGTACAAAGTGCGTCGTCAATTTATCAATCGCAAGTTTAATAGTCGCGAAGACACCTATGCGGCAATCCGTGAAATGCTTGCCACACTGGATGATCCCTTCACGCGCTTGCTAGAGCCAGATAAGTTTAGAAGTATGCAAACTAGCACCTCAGGAGAGTTAACAGGCGTAGGTCTGCAAATCGCAGTGGACGAACCTGATAATACCGTGACGGTAATTGCCCCGATTGAGGGTTCGCCTGCGGATGCAGCAGGTGTCAGATCTCGCGATCGCATTGTTGGCATTGATAATATTCCCACTAAGGGCTTAAGTCTTGATGAATGCGCCACCAGAATGCGCGGGGCAATTGGTTCAGAAGTAAAGCTCAGTCTGGAACGTCCGCTTGCGGATGCGAAAGGTTTCGAGAAGCTTGATGTGGTAATTAAACGCGATCGCATTGCCGTTACACCAATCATTGCCAAAATCAATCAAGAGGAAAATCATAAAGTCGGTTATATCCGTTTGAATCAATTCAATGGCAATGCGGCGGCAGACATGGAAAAGACTTTGAAGAAGTTCCAATCTCAAGGTGCAGATCGTTACGTTCTCGACCTACGAGGCAATCCTGGAGGACTATTTGACGCAGGTTTACAAATTGCGCGGATGTGGATTCCCGAAGGTACTGTCGTTTATACCGTAGATCGTCATGGCGTGCAGGAGAGTTTTGAAGCTAAAGGAGATGCGATTACCAATGCGCCGTTAGTGGTACTCACCGATGGCGGTACAGCTAGTGCTAGTGAAATCCTTGCTGGGGCTTTGCAAGAGAATAATCGCGCTCAGCTTGTGGGAACGACAACCTTTGGTAAGGGGTTAATTCAATCTTTATATGAATTGGAAGATGGTGCAGGTTTGGCGGTCACTATTGCTAAGTATGAAACCCCCCAACATCATAATATCCACAAGCGCGGCATCATTCCCGATATTGAAGTCGAGCTAACTCAACCTATTACTCGCAAACAACTCGGCACAAAGGAAGATCCTCAATATGTGGCGGCGCTATCAGTTTTAGATGGAACCTATAAAAACATGGTAGCAAAATCATAA
- the aroA gene encoding 3-phosphoshikimate 1-carboxyvinyltransferase, producing the protein MIDLATTHPNHILTIDSSQLPQGLQGRITIPGDKSISHRALMLGSLAEGETRIRGLLLGEDPRSTAACFAAMGAEISELNSDLVIVKGIGLGNLKEPVDVLNAGNSGTTLRLMLGILASHPDRFFTVTGDASLRSRPMSRVVNPLRQMGASIWGRENGARAPLAISGQNLKAIHYQSPVASAQVKSCIMLAGLMTDGETIITEPERSRDHSERMLAAFGANVSVDVDTNTVSVKGGAKLVGQEVTVPGDISSAAFWLVAASIVPNSDLVIENVGINPTRTGILEVLAEMGADITYENEREVTGEPVADLHVRSASLKACRIGGAVIPRLIDEIPILAIAASCAEGTTIIEDAEELRVKESDRIVAMVKELTKLGANVTERPDGMEIVGGKALTGTEVDSYDDHRIAMSLAIAALVAKGKTSINRAESAAISYPSFIPTLQSLYST; encoded by the coding sequence ATGATTGACCTTGCCACTACGCACCCCAACCATATCCTCACTATTGACTCTAGCCAGTTGCCTCAGGGGTTACAGGGCAGAATTACGATTCCGGGGGATAAATCCATTTCGCATCGGGCGTTAATGCTTGGCTCCCTTGCCGAAGGAGAAACACGAATTCGTGGGCTACTACTGGGGGAAGATCCTCGTAGTACCGCAGCTTGTTTTGCGGCGATGGGGGCGGAAATATCTGAGCTAAATTCAGATTTAGTGATCGTCAAGGGGATTGGGCTAGGGAATCTCAAGGAACCCGTAGATGTGCTCAATGCAGGTAATTCAGGCACTACGCTACGGTTAATGTTAGGCATTTTAGCGAGCCATCCCGATCGCTTCTTTACAGTCACAGGTGATGCTTCCTTACGATCGCGTCCCATGTCCCGCGTCGTCAATCCTTTGCGCCAAATGGGAGCTAGTATTTGGGGTAGAGAAAATGGAGCGCGTGCACCCCTCGCCATTTCAGGACAAAATCTCAAAGCAATTCACTATCAATCCCCCGTCGCTTCGGCACAGGTCAAGTCCTGCATCATGCTGGCAGGTTTGATGACCGATGGCGAAACGATTATCACCGAGCCAGAGCGATCGCGTGATCACAGTGAAAGAATGTTGGCAGCTTTTGGCGCGAATGTCAGTGTCGATGTTGACACCAATACGGTCTCCGTTAAAGGTGGTGCAAAATTAGTTGGTCAAGAAGTAACCGTCCCCGGAGATATTAGTTCTGCTGCTTTTTGGCTAGTCGCTGCCTCAATCGTTCCCAATTCTGATTTAGTAATTGAGAATGTGGGAATTAATCCCACTCGTACAGGGATTTTAGAAGTTCTTGCGGAAATGGGAGCCGACATTACCTATGAAAATGAACGCGAAGTTACAGGCGAACCCGTTGCCGATTTACATGTGCGTTCGGCATCTCTCAAAGCTTGCCGCATCGGTGGTGCGGTCATTCCTCGTTTAATTGATGAGATTCCCATTTTAGCGATCGCCGCTAGTTGTGCAGAAGGAACAACCATTATTGAGGATGCCGAAGAACTGCGGGTCAAAGAAAGCGATCGAATTGTGGCAATGGTGAAGGAATTAACCAAACTCGGTGCAAATGTGACTGAGCGACCCGATGGCATGGAAATCGTCGGCGGTAAAGCGCTGACGGGTACTGAGGTCGATAGCTATGACGATCATCGTATAGCCATGAGTTTAGCGATCGCGGCTCTAGTTGCCAAAGGCAAAACCTCAATCAACCGTGCCGAATCCGCCGCAATTTCCTATCCTTCCTTTATTCCAACTCTACAGAGTTTATACTCCACATAA